Proteins found in one Canis aureus isolate CA01 chromosome 19, VMU_Caureus_v.1.0, whole genome shotgun sequence genomic segment:
- the CIMIP7 gene encoding ciliary microtubule inner protein 7 isoform X4, with protein sequence MQSALVGSWEPVQRHFFSKHDNRTSFDKEGPYCLLQGIGRRKDLDRLWQRHTFLRWAPCELELSQQRPLESSYQANFQSGPGVSDFPQRLVHFVQIQPPRTSTTYQQNFCQPSRGGYCGNNMGSVTDTLPDLPGIPRPKLLQHYLHAGVSECLNWSRALNKDE encoded by the exons GAGCCAGTGCAGCGACACTTCTTCTCCAAGCATGACAACCGTACGTCTTTCGACAAA GAGGGCCCCTACTGTCTGCTGCAGGGAATCGGAAGGCGGAAGGACCTAGACCGCCTGTGGCAACGGCACACCTTCCTGCGCTGGGCACCCTGTGAGCTGGAGTTGAGCCAGCAGCGGCCTCTTGAATCCTCCTACCAGGCCAATTTCCAGTCAGGCCCAGGAGTCAGTGACTTCCCTCAGCGTCTTGTCCACTTTGTGCAGATACAGCCTCCCCGTACCAGCACCACCTACCAGCAGAACTTCTGCCAGCCATCCCGGGGTGGCTACTGTGGCAACAACATGGGGTCAGTCACCGACACACTGCCTGacctcccagggatcccaagacccaAGCTGCTGCAGCATTACCTTCATGCTGGGGTCTCTGAATGTCTAAACTGGTCCAGAGCATTAAACAAAGACGAATGA
- the KLHDC8B gene encoding kelch domain-containing protein 8B isoform X2, protein MATGGGRAFAWQVFPPMPTCRVYGTVAYQDGHLLVLGGCGRAGLPLDTAETLDMASHTWLALAPLPTARAGAAAVVLGKQVLVVGGVNEGQSPVAAVEAFLADEGRWERRATLPQAAMGVATVERGGRQGKLPVTAFEAFDLEACTWTRHPSLPSRRAFAGCAMAEGNVFSLGGLQQPGPHNFYSRPHFVNTVEMFDLEHGSWTKLPRSLRMRDKRADFVVGSLGGHIMAIGGLGNQPCPLGSVEGFSLARRRWEALPTMPTARCSCSSLQAGSRLFVIGGVAQGPSQAVEALCLRDGV, encoded by the exons ATGGCTACAGGAGGTGGCCGGGCCTTTGCTTGGCAGGTGTTCCCACCCATGCCCACCTGCCGGGTGTATGGTACAGTGGCATACCAGGATGGGCACCTGCTAGTGCTGGGGGGCTGTGGCCGGGCTGGCCTGCCCCTGGACACTGCCGAGACACTGGATATGGCCTCACATACATGGCTTGCACTGGCACCCCTGCCCACTGCCCGGGCTGGTGCGGCTGCTGTGGTGCTGGGCAAGCAGGTGCTAGTGGTGGGCGGTGTGAATGAGGGTCAGAGCCCTGTAGCTGCTGTGGAGGCCTTCCTGGCTGATGAGGGCCGCTGGGAGCGTCGGGCCACCCTCCCTCAGGCAGCCATGGGGGTTGCAACTGTGGAGAGAG GGGGCCGCCAGGGAAAGCTCCCAGTGACTGCTTTTGAGGCCTTTGATCTGGAGGCATGTACCTGGACCCGGCACCCAAGCCTGCCCAGCCGCCGGGCCTTTGCTGGCTGTGCCATGGCGGAAGGCAATGTCTTTAGCCTGGGTGGCCTGCAGCAGCCTGGGCCGCACAATTTCTACTCTCGCCCACACTTTGTCAACACTGTGGAGATGTTCGACCTGGAACATG GGTCCTGGACCAAGCTGCCCCGCAGCCTACGCATGAGGGATAAGAGAGCCGACTTTGTGGTTGGCTCCCTTGGGGGCCACATCATGGCCATCGGGGGCCTTG GAAACCAGCCATGCCCTCTGGGCTCTGTGGAGGGCTTCAGCCTTGCCCGGCGACGCTGGGAGGCCCTACCCACCATGCCCACAGCCCGCTGCTCCTGTTCTAGTCTGCAGGCTGGGTCTCGGCTGTTTGTCATTGGGGGTGTGGCCCAGGGTCCCAGCCAAGCTGTGGAGGCTCTGTGTTTGCGTGATGGGGTGTGA
- the CIMIP7 gene encoding ciliary microtubule inner protein 7 isoform X5: MQSALVGSWEPVQRHFFSKHDNRTSFDKGPYCLLQGIGRRKDLDRLWQRHTFLRWAPCELELSQQRPLESSYQANFQSGPGVSDFPQRLVHFVQIQPPRTSTTYQQNFCQPSRGGYCGNNMGSVTDTLPDLPGIPRPKLLQHYLHAGVSECLNWSRALNKDE; encoded by the exons GAGCCAGTGCAGCGACACTTCTTCTCCAAGCATGACAACCGTACGTCTTTCGACAAA GGCCCCTACTGTCTGCTGCAGGGAATCGGAAGGCGGAAGGACCTAGACCGCCTGTGGCAACGGCACACCTTCCTGCGCTGGGCACCCTGTGAGCTGGAGTTGAGCCAGCAGCGGCCTCTTGAATCCTCCTACCAGGCCAATTTCCAGTCAGGCCCAGGAGTCAGTGACTTCCCTCAGCGTCTTGTCCACTTTGTGCAGATACAGCCTCCCCGTACCAGCACCACCTACCAGCAGAACTTCTGCCAGCCATCCCGGGGTGGCTACTGTGGCAACAACATGGGGTCAGTCACCGACACACTGCCTGacctcccagggatcccaagacccaAGCTGCTGCAGCATTACCTTCATGCTGGGGTCTCTGAATGTCTAAACTGGTCCAGAGCATTAAACAAAGACGAATGA
- the KLHDC8B gene encoding kelch domain-containing protein 8B isoform X1 yields the protein MATGGGRAFAWQVFPPMPTCRVYGTVAYQDGHLLVLGGCGRAGLPLDTAETLDMASHTWLALAPLPTARAGAAAVVLGKQVLVVGGVNEGQSPVAAVEAFLADEGRWERRATLPQAAMGVATVERDGMVYALGGMGPDTAPQAQVRVYEPRRDCWLSLPSMPTPCYGASTFLHGNKIYVLGGRQGKLPVTAFEAFDLEACTWTRHPSLPSRRAFAGCAMAEGNVFSLGGLQQPGPHNFYSRPHFVNTVEMFDLEHGSWTKLPRSLRMRDKRADFVVGSLGGHIMAIGGLGNQPCPLGSVEGFSLARRRWEALPTMPTARCSCSSLQAGSRLFVIGGVAQGPSQAVEALCLRDGV from the exons ATGGCTACAGGAGGTGGCCGGGCCTTTGCTTGGCAGGTGTTCCCACCCATGCCCACCTGCCGGGTGTATGGTACAGTGGCATACCAGGATGGGCACCTGCTAGTGCTGGGGGGCTGTGGCCGGGCTGGCCTGCCCCTGGACACTGCCGAGACACTGGATATGGCCTCACATACATGGCTTGCACTGGCACCCCTGCCCACTGCCCGGGCTGGTGCGGCTGCTGTGGTGCTGGGCAAGCAGGTGCTAGTGGTGGGCGGTGTGAATGAGGGTCAGAGCCCTGTAGCTGCTGTGGAGGCCTTCCTGGCTGATGAGGGCCGCTGGGAGCGTCGGGCCACCCTCCCTCAGGCAGCCATGGGGGTTGCAACTGTGGAGAGAG ATGGTATGGTGTATGCCCTGGGGGGAATGGGCCCAGACACGGCCCCCCAGGCCCAAGTTCGGGTGTATGAGCCCCGACGGGACTGCTGGCTTTCGCTACCCTCCATGCCCACACCCTGCTACGGGGCTTCTACTTTCCTGCACGGGAACAAGATCTATGTCCTGG GGGGCCGCCAGGGAAAGCTCCCAGTGACTGCTTTTGAGGCCTTTGATCTGGAGGCATGTACCTGGACCCGGCACCCAAGCCTGCCCAGCCGCCGGGCCTTTGCTGGCTGTGCCATGGCGGAAGGCAATGTCTTTAGCCTGGGTGGCCTGCAGCAGCCTGGGCCGCACAATTTCTACTCTCGCCCACACTTTGTCAACACTGTGGAGATGTTCGACCTGGAACATG GGTCCTGGACCAAGCTGCCCCGCAGCCTACGCATGAGGGATAAGAGAGCCGACTTTGTGGTTGGCTCCCTTGGGGGCCACATCATGGCCATCGGGGGCCTTG GAAACCAGCCATGCCCTCTGGGCTCTGTGGAGGGCTTCAGCCTTGCCCGGCGACGCTGGGAGGCCCTACCCACCATGCCCACAGCCCGCTGCTCCTGTTCTAGTCTGCAGGCTGGGTCTCGGCTGTTTGTCATTGGGGGTGTGGCCCAGGGTCCCAGCCAAGCTGTGGAGGCTCTGTGTTTGCGTGATGGGGTGTGA